The Carcharodon carcharias isolate sCarCar2 chromosome 19 unlocalized genomic scaffold, sCarCar2.pri SUPER_19_unloc_2, whole genome shotgun sequence genome includes the window tgcagcactccctcagtactgaccctctgacagtgtggcactcactcagtactgatcctctaacagtgcagcactccctcagtactgaccctctgacagtgcagcactccctcagtgctgaccctacACAGGGTCTAATTTACACATTGAGTGATGGTGTtcagtgcagttttggtttcattTCTCTCAGAGGGAACATTAACCACTTACTGATTTAGCACAGTGGAGGTCATAAGCCTTCACACTGTCAACCTTGACAGTTCCGTAGATGTTCACTGTGTCGATCTTCCAGTCAGACTCACTGTGGTCATAGATCAGCAGATGAGTACCATTCAGACAGGCCTAAAGGGAAGACACAGATCACCAACTTAACCCAGCAGCTTCTGCTCTATTCACAGTCCCGAGGGTTGCAGCGATACCCGAGGGATACAGTTATACCTGAGGGACACAGTCATACTCAAGGGACACAGTCATACCCGAGGGACGCAGTTATATCCGAGGGACACAGTTATAATTGAGGGACACAGTTATACCCAAGGGTCACAGTTATAATTGAGGGTCACAGTTATACCCAAGGGTCACAGTTATAATTGAGGGACAGAGTTATACCCGAGGGACACAGTTATACCCGAGCGATACATTTATACCTGAGGGACACAGTTATACCCGAGGGACACAGTTATAATTGAGGGTCACAGTTAGACCCAAGGGACACAGTTACACCTGAGGGACACAGTTATAATTGAGGGACACAGTTATACCCGAGGGACACAGTCATACCCGAGGGACACAGTCATACCCGAGGGAAACAGTCATACCCGAGGGACACTGCCCCTCGAGTATCAATGTGTCCCTTGAGTATCAATGTGTCCCTCGGGTATGACTGTTATACCCGAGGGACACAGTTATACCCGAGGGTCACAGTTATACCCGAGGGTCACAGTCATAGCCGAGGGACACGTTGATACTCGAGGGACACGTTTTTACCTGAGGGactggagcaggagagagggggcAATGGATTTGCCCCCTCCCAGTTGATGGAATCTGTAAGTGCCGACACCGATTGAAGTGGGGAAGGTTTGGGGTTGGTGTGGAGTTTTGTTGTTGTGCTCTGACCGTCCATTGCTGTACAGGAGTTGGCGGGGGGCAGTGGGCGATGCCCCCTGTGAGGCTGCCCGGGGTGGTGCAGTGGGCAATGCCCCTTGTGAGGCTGCCCGGGGTGACCAGGCCTCTCTGGGGAAGGTTCCTCTGTCACCCCCCCTGCCTGGCAGAACCAACTGGGCCTTTCTTGGCCTCTTGCCTCTCTCAGTGGCCAGTAGCCTGTGTGGCACTCCTCCTACACTGGCACGCAACCAGGTCAGGGCAAAGGGTGTGGGCAATGTgacaaccccctccacccccacacccccccaccaaccccagcgccaccccctcccctttctACTGACCTCCCCACAACACCTCACAGTCCGTCACCAGAGAGCTGGAGACATCGAACCCTCCCAGCTGAGCCCGGGGCGGGGAGAAAGATCAGAGACggagggaaggtggagagagggagagaggagggcacAAGCGGGCAGTGTTGCCGGAGGATAGGCAGCTTTACGGTGATTCCCAGCTCATGCTCACCCGGCTTTATGGTCAGGAATTGTGGCTGGAATTGGATCGGATGACCCAGTCCGAGACGGGGTAAGAGCGTCTCTGACATTCGCCAGCTCAGCACCAATCCCCCATCGCTCAGGGTATCGGACGGGCGGATGGGTCTAACGCAGGGACCTTACCTGATAGCAGTTCTTCCAGAAAAAGAAAGTGAGGTTGAACTTCTTCCCTCTCATGTTCAGGTCACAGCACTTGTCCTGCATTGGAGCCCAGTTCTTGTCCACCTGGCAGCTGTAAACCACCTTGTCTTTGCCTCCATCAAAGCAGGGAGCAAAGTGGAAGGGGATGGAGACAGGTTCTTCACCTTGCTGGAAGTTAATAACAAAActacacagacaaaaacacagtGAACAAAGAGTTAGACTTCGTCCCGCTGCAgtgagaagagtaagaggcaatttgattgaaacatataagatcctgagggatcctgacaggggggatgtggagagaatgtttcctcttgcgggagaatctagaactaggggggtcactatttaaaagtaatgggtcgtccatttaaaacagagatggggagaaatgttTCACTCAGATGGTTGAGTCTTTGGATTCTCTTCCTCAACAGGCGGCGGAAGTAGAgtctgtgaatatttttaaggccgagctgGGTAGATTCTTGATGAAGAATtgggagggtgaaaggttattgggggtgagcaggaatgtggggttcaggttacaaacagatcagccacagagtaggctcgaggggccgagtggcctcttcTTATTTGTATGTTCACATGCAACTCAAAAATCGTCCAATGCAAGTGAGACGGGAGCAAGTCAGACAGGAAAGTCAAATGCGATTGAGGGGCTCAGTGTGTTAGGAAGCAGttacaccccctcagcactgaccctctgacagtgcagcactccctcagtactgaccctctgacagtgcagcactccctcagtactgaccctctgacagtgcagcactccctccgaactgaccccctgacattgcagcccttcctcagtactgatcctctgacagtgcagcaatccctcagtactgaccctctaacagtgcagcactccctcagtactgatcctctgacagtgcagcactccctcagtactgaccctctgacagtgcagcactccctcagtactgatcctctgacagtgcagcactccctcagtactgactctctgacagtgcggcactccctcagtactgaccctctgacagtgcagcactccctcagtactgaatctctgacagtgtggcactccctcagtactgaccctctgacagtgcagcactcccacagtactgaccctccgacagtgcagcaatccctcagtactgaccctctgatagtgcggcattccctcagtactgaccctctgacagtgcagcactccctcaatactgaccctctgacagtgcagcactccctcagtactgaccctctgacagtgcagcactccctcagtactgaccctctgacagtgcggcactccctcagtactgacactctgacagtgcagcactccctcagtactgaccctctgacagtgcggcactccctcagtactgaccctctgacaatgcagcactccctcagtactgaccctctgacagtgcagcactccctcaatactgaccatctgaccgtgtggcactccctcagtactgaccctctgacagtgcagcactccctcagcactgaccctcttacaatgccgcactccctcagtactgaccctctgacagtgcagcactccctcagtactgaacctctgacagtgcagcactccctcagtactgaaactctgacagtgtggcactccctcagtactgaccctctgacagtgcagcactccctcagtactgaccctccgacagtgcagcaatccctcagtactgaccctctgatagtgcggcactccctcagtactgaccctctgacagtgcagcactccctcagtactgaccctctgatagtgcagcactccctcagtactgaccctctgacagtgcagcactccctcagtactgaccctctgacagtgcagcactccctcagtactgaccctctgacagtgcggcactccctcagt containing:
- the LOC121273427 gene encoding galectin-8-like, whose amino-acid sequence is MALQPAWEWSVKVPFTKRFPTVLKEEMMLVVCGMVPEDSKHFVINFQQGEEPVSIPFHFAPCFDGGKDKVVYSCQVDKNWAPMQDKCCDLNMRGKKFNLTFFFWKNCYQACLNGTHLLIYDHSESDWKIDTVNIYGTVKVDSVKAYDLHCAKSGS